The Plectropomus leopardus isolate mb unplaced genomic scaffold, YSFRI_Pleo_2.0 unplaced_scaffold11231, whole genome shotgun sequence sequence AATAAATACTGATTAGTTTTAGAGATTTTTCCCtaggttttagaaaaaaaagttttccatattactaatttcttgcaaatcatgggccatttcttgccaagttagtcattgccttttacatgatttagaaataaatcaaaccaatttactcagggctcaaagatttaaatacttgtgaaagactaaacgcagcacaagaaaagtgatgtcggtccaggtttcaaagggttaaagctctTTCCCATATCCATCATGGTaccttgttttctctctccttctttgcCCTCTAGCTGTTTGCTAAGCTGCAGGCCGTGAAGGCTGAAATCCATGACATCCAGGAGGCACACATCAAGGAGCGCCAGGACCTGGAACAGAACCAGAACGAACTCACCAGGGACCTCAAACTCAAGTAGGGAGCCTGCATACTATACTGTTGTCCTGGCACAAAGACATAGATCAATATTATGTCTGTTATGTACACCATCTGCCCTGGCAGAGGAGGGAACGTATACTGTAACAATGTCCAAACTACATCTGATTTCATGCTTCTTTACACTTTGTCGGGACAGCAGgcacacaaaaatgaataagtaCGTCTTTAGTTTTAGCAGCAGCCTTACAGCCAGGGAAAGTCTAGCTGATATTTTGCTGGCAAATGAGCAGGGAAATTTggggtatgtgtgtgttgtcttgttgttgtgtctttactgcctctgtctcattccttttttgtttatttttttttttctctcaggcaTCTGATCATTGAGAACTTCATCCCCTTAgaggaaaagaacaaaataGTCAACAGGGCTTATTTTGATGAGGAGGATGAATACTGGAAAATGAAGCCCATCACACGCATGGAGGAGTAAGTTACAGAATATTCATAACATGCTTTTTTACGTTCTTCATCAGGATAAAGGTGCTTCAACTTGAGCATACTCTTAAGAGAGGATGAACAGCttttataattacattattgAAGCTACTGTAGGCTACTAAAATAAGAAGAATTAATTGTGCCACAGTGCTGTATTCACCATTTCATTTTCTATGTGTCTGCTTCAGTGAC is a genomic window containing:
- the LOC121963427 gene encoding kinesin-like protein KIF3B → LFAKLQAVKAEIHDIQEAHIKERQDLEQNQNELTRDLKLKHLIIENFIPLEEKNKIVNRAYFDEEDEYWKMKPITRMEDDHQMMTRPLSAVGYRRPLSHHARMAMKMVRPDPRYK